A single Malaclemys terrapin pileata isolate rMalTer1 chromosome 3, rMalTer1.hap1, whole genome shotgun sequence DNA region contains:
- the LOC128833415 gene encoding uncharacterized protein LOC128833415, which produces MSERGYSRDATQCRVKIKELRQGYRKTKEANGRSGSHPQTSRFYEALHSILGAAATTTPPVTVDSEDGILSTAGSSDMLADGEDEEGEEVDEAVDSTHNADFPDSQDLFITLTEIPYQPSPAVTPDTESGEGSATPSATVSQPSLASHSQRLARIRHRKKRTREDMFSELMACSRAQAAQQTQWRENLSQMQQANMDREERWRQEDQQATQTLLGLLREQTDTLRRLVDVLQERRQEDRAPLQSISNRPPPPPSPIPPSPKVHRRRGGRVHANSHSTPAESSSSRRLSFPKI; this is translated from the exons atgtcagagagaggatacagccgggatgcaacgcagtgccgcgtgaaaatcaaggagctgagacaaggctaccggaagaccaaagaggcaaacggacgctccggatcccatccccagacatcccgtttctacgaggcactgcattccatcctaggtgcggccgccaccactaccccaccagtgaccgtggactctgaggatgggatattgtccacggccggatcctcggacatgttagcggacggggaagatgaggaaggagaagaggtggacgaggcagtcgacagcactcacaacgctgatttccccgacagccaggatctcttcatcacccttacagagatcccctaccaaccgtccccagccgttaccccggacacagaatctggggaaggatcagcca ccccatctgcgactgtctcacaacctagcctggcatcacactcccagaggctagcgaggattaggcataggaagaagaggacacgggaggacatgttctcagagcttatggcctgctcccgagcccaggcagcacagcagacccagtggcgggagaacttgtcccaaatgcagcaagcaaacatggatcgggaggagaggtggcggcaggaagaccagcaggcgactcaaaccctgcttggactactgagggagcaaacggacacgctccggcgccttgtggatgttctgcaggaacggaggcaggaggacagagccccactgcagtccatctctaaccgccctcccccgccaccaagtcccatacccccctcacccaaagtgcacagaaggagaggcggcagagtccacgcaaactctcactccacccctgcagagagctctagtagcagaaggctctcattccccaaaatttga